The Alcaligenes aquatilis genome contains the following window.
CTTTTCTGAAATCTTTACAATACTGTTGATGAACGATTACATCTTGACCCTATCCTGCCCGGATCGTACCGGCATTGTCCACAACGTTTCGGGCTGGCTGCTTGAGCAGAACGGCAACATTGTTGAGGCACAGCAGTTTGGCGACGCCGCCACCAACCGCTTTTTCCTGCGCATCCAGTTTTCCCTGCCTGAAAAGCAGGATGTGAACGCATTGCAAACCAGCTTCGCGCCCATTGCCGAAAAATTCAGCATGGATGCCAATATTTATGACGCCCAGCGCAAAGCCCGCCTGCTGATTCTGGTCAGCCGCCAGGGCCACTGCCTGAACGATCTGCTGTTTCGCGCCCATAGCGGCCAATTGCCGGTTGAAATTGCGGCCGTGGCTTCCAACCACACCGACCACGCTGGCCTGGCTTCCTCCTACGGCATTCCTTTCCATCACCTGCCTGTGACACCGGAAACCCGTCCCCAGCAAGAGCAACAGATCATCGACCTGGCTCGTGACCTGAAGATTGATCTGGTTGTGCTGGCCCGCTACATGCAGATTCTGTCCACCAATCTGTGTCAGTCCCTGTCTGGCCGCGCCATCAATATCCACCACAGCTTCCTGCCCAGCTTCAAGGGCGCGCGTCCCTACCACCAGGCCCATGCTCGCGGTGTGAAGATTATTGGCGCTACTGCTCACTACGTGACGGCGGATCTGGACGAAGGCCCGATCATCGAACAGGACGTGGAACACGTCACCCATGCTGTCAGCCCAGCTGAGCTGACCCAGATCGGTAGCGATGTGGAGTCTCTGGTTCTGGCCCGTGCCGTGCGCGCCCACGTTGAGCACCGTATCTTGCTGAACGATCAGCGCACCGTGGTATTTCGCTAAGCGACACGATCAGGTCTGTCTCAAGACTTAAAAAAAAGCCCTCAATGCTGTGGATATAGATCCACGCATTGAGGGCTTTTTACTGGTCACCCATTTTTTCAAAAGCCAGACGACTTGAGCCTGCTAGCTACTTGGCAATTAGTTCTACCAGCCTCTGGCAACGATCGACTGCTGTCTCTGCCAATCTCTGACGAGTATCTGCTTCACATCGCCAACAGCCTCTCCCGAATACTGACTGCTTCCCCAAGTCCGCCATGCGCTTGCAACATGTCTCGTAGGCAAGACCATGTTTACCTGGGGTACACGGCTACAAGCTCTGCTTACTGCCCTAGCGCCAAGCCTTCCCGCCGAGGATCTACCCCCGCCTCCAGTCCTTTCTGGGTCCAGCGAATCACATGCGTACCGCTGGGAAAAGGCTGCTCTCGTACTTCATGACCCATCGCTCTCAAAGCTTGGGCCTGCGTGGTCACCGCCGTTCCCGCTTCCAGCTCGGTCGCCCAGTTGCGGCTGCCGTAATGCGGCAGGCTGACTGCCCGTTGAGCGTCCAGATCCCACATCAACATGCCGGTCAGGGCCTGAGCCACGTAAGGAATGATGGCACTGCCACCCGGTGAACCCAGGGCAATGACTGGACGCCCTTGTTGCAACACCATCATCGGGGCCATGGAACTGCGTGGACGCTTACCTGGCTCCACCCGATTCACAGACAGGCGTCCCATCTCGTCCTTGGGACTCAAGGCAAAGTCCGTTAACTGATTGTTCAACAAAAAACCACGCACCATGATTTTGCTGCCAAAAGCAGACTCTATTGACGTGGTCATGGATACCACCTGCCCCTGAGCATCCGCTACGGATAAATGCGTGGTGGACGGCAGCTCGGGCGTGTTGTCACTGGCGGCTTGTGAGTCAGCCAACGGCTTGCCCGGTTGAGCATGCCCCATGGAACGGTCTGGCTGGATCAAGGCAGCGCGTGATTTCAGATACGCTGGAGCCAGCAAAGCCTGCTGGGGCACAGACACAAATGCCGGATCCGCCACCCAGGCATCCCGATCCGCAAAAGCCAAACGCCCTGCTTCAGAAAAATAATGAATCGCTTCCACAGATTGCGGTTCTGCGTCAGCAATGGGGGTGTGCTGCAAGATGCCCAGCATCTGCATCACACTGATAGCCCCCGAGCTGGGTGGTGCCATGCCACAGAGCGCCAACTGCTGCCAGTCCATACAGAGGGGTTCACGTCGCAGCGCACGGTACTGCTTCAAGTCGGACTCTGCCAAGTCACCCGCAATCGGGTCGGCGGCAACGGCAGCCACCATATCCTGGGCAAGCTCACCTTGATAGAAAGCCTGTGCGCCCTGTCTGGCCAAAAGGCGCAGCACCTGGGCGTATTCCTTGTTCTGTAAACGATGGCCGACGGGCCAAGGCCTGCCCTGTTCGTCCAGAAAATAGGCGCGTGTAGCGGCCTTGTCTGCCAGCTCAGGATTATCGGCAATCAAGGTATTCAAACGGGGGCTGACCTCAAAGCCGACCTCGGCCAGCTCAATCGCCGGATCAAACAAATTCGCCCACGGCAGCACGCCACCATCTTTATGCATCAACTCCAGGGCACGCAGCAAACCCGGTACGCCTACCGAACGACCACTATTGACCGCCTGTTTGAAGGACATGGTTTGGCCGTCCAGCTCGAAGCGATCCAGACTGCTGGCTGCAGGCACGGTTTCCCGTCCGTCATAGCTCATCAAGCCGGTCTTGGGCTGAAACATCAGTAAAAAGCCGCCGCCGCCAATACCGGAGGACTGTGGCTCGACCAGCCCCAGCACCAACTGGGCCGCAATGGCCGCATCCACCGCACTGCCGCCCTGGTCCAGAATGCGCAAACCGGCCTGAGTGGCCAACGGATTGGCCGTCACCACCATACTTTTTTGTGTGACGAGCTTGTCACGTTGCACGGCCCTGCTGGCGGTCTCCGGATTCAAATGCTGGCTGGCCGCTTCCCGAGCATGCGCAGGCAGCACCAAGGCTAGGGTCAAAGCCGCCGACAGCAACGCCGGTTTCCAGTGCAATCTCATGTATTCTCCTTTTCGTGCTCAAGCAGCCATTGTTCCAGCAAACGCACCGCCTCGCTGGGTTCATTGGCCGTGGGGTAACTAAAAAAGTAAGCCTCGCTCACTGGCATGGCATGGTCCAGCGGCATAATCAGCTCGCCCTGCTCCAGCGCCTGCTGCACCAAAAAGCGCGGCATCAAAGCCACTCCCATATCGGCATGCAAGGCCGCCATCACCAGGCTGAACAGCTCATAACGCGGGCCGGAGCTGAGGCGCAGATCCGGCTCCAGCCCGGCAGACCGATACCAGTCCGACCAGCTATCGGGGCGTGTAGACATATGCAAGTGAATCAGCTTTTGCCAGTGGCCACTGGCAGCCAGCGTGGGCGAGCACACCGGCACCAGCTCGCCTTCGTCAAACAGCTTGATACCCTCGGTTTGGGGCCATAACTGCCGTCCATGATAAATGGCGGCATCAAAGGGATGGTCGCCAAACTGAAACGGAGTGGTACGCACAGACAGACTGACCGTAATGTCAGGATATTGCCGGGAGAAACGGGCCAGACGCGGCATCAACCACACCGTGGACAAGGTAGGCAGCACCGCCAGATGAATGCTGCGGCCCACGCCAGCACGCGCAATCAGGCTGAAGGTGTCTTTGCCGATTTGCTCCAGATGGTGACGGATACGGGCGGCATAATCGCGCCCCGCCGGGGTCAGCACCAGACGCCGCCGCACCCGTGTCAGCAAAGTCACACCCAGACGCTGCTCCAAGCCGCTTACCTGCCGGTACACCGCACTATGCGTCAAGGACAATTCCTCGGCCGCACGGGAAAAGGTCCCCAGGCGGGCCGTCGCCTCAAAGGCCTGTAATGCGCCCAGACTGGGCACGCCTTGTCTCATTAGACACTCTCCTGATTGTGAAACCTCTTCCCTGCCCACCCGTCGCTAGGCGGGATCGTTACGCCAGCACACGACATTGTGCAATTTTATCAATTGATTTGTGCGCTTTATGCACATTATGCTGAGACCTTACATGGATATCGCTTGTGCGCAGCCGCCTGACCATGCGCCACCTCTAACGCTATTGCCCACCGTTGCCAGTGCCAGCGATACTCACATGGCTCTTTTCTATTTCCCAGACCGATGGCGCCCATGTTGGCCCCACTTAACTGACCGTCTTTGATCTTCCCGGAGTACCTCTATGTCTGCCAATCCCTCTTTTCATTGGGACGACCCTCTGCTACTGAATCAGCAGTTGAGCGATGAAGAACGTATGGTGCGCGATGCCGCCCATGCCTATGCGCAGGAAAAGCTGTTGCCGCGCGTGCTGCAAGCCTTTCGTCACGAGCAGACCGACCCCGCCATCTTTGCCGAAATGGGCGCGCTGGGCCTGTTGGGAGCCACCATTCCTGAAGCCTACGGGGGTGCCGGTCTGAACTACGTCAGCTACGGTTTGATCGCCCGCGAAGTGGAGCGTGTGGATTCGGGCTACCGCTCCATGATGAGCGTACAGTCCTCTTTGGTGATGGTGCCGATTTTTGAATTTGGCAGCGAAGAGCAGAAACAGAAGTACCTGCCCAAGCTGGCCAGCGGGCAATGGATTGGTTGCTTTGGCCTGACTGAACCCAATCACGGTTCGGACCCCGGCGCCATGGAAAGCCGCGCTGTCAAAGTAGACGGCGGCTATCGCCTGAGCGGCAATAAAACCTGGATTACCAACTCCCCCATTGCCGATGTGCTGGTGGTTTGGGCCAAAGTCGTGGGTGGTGAAGACGACGGCAAGATCCGTGGCTTCATTCTGGAAAAAGGCATGAAAGGCCTGTCCACCCCGGCCATTCACGGCAAAGTAGGCTTGCGCGCTTCCCTGACCGGCGAGATTGTCATGGCCGATGTGGACATTGCAGACAGCCAAATGCTGCCGCATGTCTCGGGTTTGCGTGGTCCCTTCACCTGCCTGAACTCGGCCCGCTTCGGGATTGCCTGGGGTGCCTTGGGTGCGGCTGAATCCTGCTGGCATACCGCCCGCCAGTACACCCTGGACCGCAAACAGTTTGGTCGCCCCTTGGCCGCCAATCAGCTGATTCAGAAAAAACTGGCCGATATGCAAACCGAGATTACGTTGGCGTTGCAAGGCTGCCTGCGTCTGGGGCGCATGAAAGACGAAGGCACGGCGGCGGTGGAAATTACGTCCATCATGAAACGCAACTCCTGCGGCAAGGCACTGGATATTGCCCGTCTGGCACGCGACATGCTGGGCGGCAACGGCATCTCTGACGAGTTCGGCATTGCCCGCCATCTAGTCAATCTGGAAGTGGTGAATACCTACGAAGGCACCCACGACGTACACGCCCTGATTCTGGGACGTGCGCAAACCGGGATTCAGGCCTTTTTCTAAGCGAAGCTCAATAAGGGCAAAGCAAAAAGCTTTGCCCTCTTTCATTCAGAATCTAATCAAACTTGCCGATTACATGCGGTGGGAGTGCATCGCCAGCTTGCATCCTTTTTACACCAAGCAAGCTCAAGGTAAAAAGTGTCCTCCAGGTAAGCAGTCTGCGAACCGTGTCGCGTGGCGACTATTCTCTTACCACCGAGCCGTTCCCAAGATACCCCCTTCAGAGCGAGTAAGCCCAAAGCGTAGCGCGGAAGTTTTCTCGTGTCGCCAAGCCGTTCCAAAAATAAAAACCGGCCCCTCGAAGAGCAACAGGCCAAATAGATAAGTAGGTAGTCTTTCTTAGTCTTGTAGAACCTTCAACTCAAACATACTGGTGGCTTCCAGCTCCAGCACCCGTTCATCACGCTGGTTAAACACATCCCAATTCCAACGGATGATGCCTAAATCTGACCGGCTGCTGGACACACGCTTCGATATAACGGTGGCCTCCAGACGGATAGAGTCACCTGCCCGTACGGGCAGCACCCAGCGCAAACGTTCCAAACCTGGCGAGCCAAAGGACTCGGAGTCGTGCAAAGCAGAATCCACAGCCATGCGCATGGCTTTGCCACAAGTGAGCCAGCCGCTGGCAATCAAGCCGCCCCAATGGCCTTCTTCGGCTTGCTTATCGTCAATATGAAAGGACTGCGGATCGTATTTCTGGGCGAAATCGAGCATCTCTTCGCGAGTCACAGGTACAAGTGGGTGCTTGATGACCATACCCACTTCAAATTCAGCAAATTTCATGTTGTGGTGCAATGAAAAAGAGCCCCCACGCTGCACCTTCGGCTTGCTGCCCCCCCAAGGGGGAGCTTTTGCCTTGGGGCGGCCCGGCGGCAAAAAAGACCGAGAGCGCCACTCTACCATCTCTGTCAAAATTTGCAGCACCTGCCCCTAAAGCGCCACAAACCGCAGCAAACTGTCCACATCGGGTATCGGGAAAAGCAAGCCTGTGCGTCCTATACCAATCTATGGCATAAAGAGAGTTTCCTAATTACTTGAACGCCCAATTTGTTTGGGGTTTATGCACATCAACCGCTATGACAACACTAGCTTCATCTTTGCAATTTGCAAGCCTGACTCAAGGCACGCAAGCCATTGAACTGGAATATCAACGCCTTTTCCCCGAGCGGGTCGCGGCCCCTTTGCTGGTGTTTCTGCATGAGGGTCTGGGTTCGATTGCCATGTGGAAAGACTGGCCAGCACAGTTGTGCGAACAAACCGGTTGTAGCGGTCTGATGTACTCACGTTACGGATATGGCCGCAGTACCCCGCGCCCCGACAATAGCCCCAAAGAGCCCGACTATCTGCACGAACAGGCACTGGACGTACTGCCGCAATTGCTGGAACAACTGGGCGAGGACGGCCAAAAGCGCCCGATTATGCTGGTCGGCCACAGCGATGGTGGCTCGATTGCCCTGCTGGCAGCCAGCGGCTTTGGCGACAAGCTGCAAGGCATTGTGGTGATGGCCCCGCACCTGTTTGTGGAAGACATTTCCTTGCGCGGCATTCTGGTCGCCCGCGAAGCCTACGAGCAAGGTTTTTTACGCGAGCGACTGGCACGCTATCACGATGATGTGGAGTCCGCCTTCTGGGGCTGGAACGCCACCTGGACGGAACCCCAATTCCGCGACTGGAATATCGAAGAGGACGTCAGCCGCATCACCTGCCCGATTCTGGCCATTCAGGGCGTGGATGATGAATACGGCACGCTGGAGCAAATCCGTCGCATCAAGAAGCTGGTGCCGCACACGGAGCTGCTGGAGCTGGAGCAATGCGGTCACCTGCCCTACCGGGATAAGGAAGCGCAGGTGAACCAGGCGATTGCAGATTTTCTGAAACGGACCGCCCGCTAAGCCGCAAATTCGCTCAGCGTCCTGGGCACGCCAGGCAACAAGCAGCAGGCTTACTCAAAAGCGGCGGCTGCTCGGCCCAGGCGGTCATTGACCGCCTGCCAGTCTGGCGTATCCGGGCAACGCTGCACCCAAATATGCTGATACTGGCCTTGGTCCAGACGACGCAACATGGCGTACAAATCCTGGGCATAAAGCTGCGCATCCGGGCTGCACACATACCAGTCGTGTACATCCGCCGAAAAGGGCGGCAAAGAGGCAAAGGCAACAATGGCCTGCTTGCCCCCTTCGGCCAAAGCAGCCTGCACCGTTGGCGCACTGCCTTCATCAAATAAAGACAAAGGGGTACGCGGCGCATAATGCGCTTTCAAGCTGCCCGACACTTGTGGGGCTTGTTGATCCGGACTGGCGGGTTCGTAGCCGATGACCTCGGCAATCATGGCTGCCGTGATATGGCCGGGCCGCAACAGCACCGCACCCACGCCTTGATGGGTACGCGAGACGTCCACAATGGTGGACTCGATACCCACTTCCGACGGGCCCGCTTCCACGATCAGCAGTTCCTCTGCGCTCATGTCCGCAAATTCATCGCGCACATGCTTGGCGGCCGTAGGCGATACCTGACCAAACTTGTTGGCCGAAGGCGCCGCCACACCGGCCTGACCGCTGGGCTTGAGTTCCGCCATGCGCTTGAGCAAGGCTTGAGCCACCGGATGGGAAGGACAACGAATACCAATGCTGCTTTGTCCGCCACTGACCGTATCCGGAATAGCCGGATTGCGCGGCAAGATCAGCGTCAACGGGCCGGGCCAGAAGGCATCCATCAATTGCTGCGCCACGGGCGGAATATCCGTCACCCAATAGCGCAAATCGGCACCAGGGGCCACATGCACAATCAAGGGATGATTCGCAGGGCGGCCCTTGGCCTTGTAAATCAGTTGCACTGCAGCCGGGTTTTCTGCATCCGCGCCCAGACCGTAGACTGTCTCAGTCGGAAAGGCCACCAGCCCCCCTTGTGCCAGCACACGGGCGGCTTGCTCTATCTGCTGCTCGGAAGGGCTGGAGGGGGTGTCAGTCATAATCAAAAGCAATGTGCAAAGCGGCGGCAGCTCGAGCAGTGCGTTCGCGCACTTGCTGATCCGACTCGCCCACAATATTCACGTGGCCCATCTTGCGGCCAACACGGGCCTCGGCCTTGCCATACAAGTGCAAGGACACACCAGGCACAGCCAGCAAGGCAGCCCAATCCGGCTCACGCATCTGGCCTTGTTCGTCAAACCAGATATCGCCCAGGATATTGAGCATCATGGAAGGACACAAAGCGCGGGTATCGCCCAAAGGCAAAGCGGCCATCACGCGGGCCTGTTGTTCAAACTGACTGGTGACGCAAGCATTCATGGTGTAGTGACCGCTATTGTGCGGACGAGGAGCCACTTCGTTGGCCAGCAAACGGCCGTCTTCCAGAATGAAGAACTCCACACACAACACACCCACATAATCCAGCGTACGGGCAATAGCAGCCGCTGCCTGACGAGCCTGTTCGGACAATGCATCGTCCTGGAACTGGGCACTGATCGTGGACACGGCCAAAATGCCGTCGCGGTGCTCGTTACGGGCACATGGGAAGGTTTTGACCTGATCGTCCAGGCCACGGGCCAGGACCACCGAAATTTCGGATTTCAAAGGTTGCAAGGCTTCCAGCACACAGGCTTGGGAACCGAACTCCTTGAAGGCAGCCAGCGCCTGCTCCCGGTCTGCCACACGCGCCTGCCCCTTGCCGTCATAACCAAAGCGCGCTGTCTTCAGAATGCCAGGGAACAAGGCGCTGTCAGCGGCCTGCAAATCGTCCAGGCTTTCGATGGCGGCATAGGGAGCCACCGGCACACCGGCCTGCGAAATAAAGGCTTTCTCACGAATGCGATCCTGCACAATGCCTACGGCATCGCCGGACGGCGTGACTCGGGTGTGCTGAGCCAGAGTCAGCAAGGACTGCGCCGGGACGTTCTCGAACTCGGTACTGACGGCTTGGCACAGTTCCCCCAGTTGAACCAATGCTTGTGCATCATCGTAGGCCGCACAGATATGCAGATCCGCCACGGCACCGGCCGGGCTATGGGTGTCGGGGTCCAGCACCGCCACTTTATAGCCCAGGCTTTGAGCGCTATGGCAGAACATGCGGCCCAGTTGGCCGCCTCCAATCATGCCCAGCCAGGAGCCAGGGACTAGTAGGACAGCATCAGTCATGGGGGTCATCATCACAAAATAAAATCAGGCAGTGGCAGGCGGAACACGCATCGCGCGGGCGGCCTCGGTCTGGCGGGCACGGTATGCAATCAGTTTTTCAGTCAGGATCGTATCGTTGACGGCCAGATTGGCAATCACGTGCAGCGCGGCATTGGCGGCACCCGCCTCACCGATGGCGAAGGTGGCAACCGGCACGCCCTTGGGCATTTGCACAATCGACAACAGAGAATCTTCACCGCGCAGATAGCGCGAAGGCACGGGTACGCCGAACACGGGCAAGTGCGTCAGGGCCGCCAGCATACCGGGCAAGTGAGCCGCACCGCCTGCACCGGCAATAATGGCTTTCAGGCCACGGGCTGGGGCCTGGGCGCCGTAATCCACCATATCAATCGGCATGCGGTGGGCAGAGACCACGCGGCACTCATAGGACACGCCAAATTCATCCAGAATGGCCACGGCCTGGCTCATGACATCCCAGTCGCTGGAAGAACCCATCACAATACCCACGGTGGGGGTCGCAGGAGTTTGTACGCTCATTAGAGATACGCCCTAAAAGGAAGAAGGCGCCATGCTACCAGGCGCCTTGGTCAATAGAAAAACAGCAGGGTCCATCCAAGGATGGGTTTTCCGGCGAGGCAGACTTTGCTCTGCCCATCGCCCTCCCCCAAAGCCCGGCTCGCTGTAGCAAGTCGTCCACGGACATGGCCGCTTGGCACCCTGCTGAGGACGAGCAGGCAACTCGTTTACGATGAGTGCCTGTCCGGGCTGCAAACCGTTCACGCCGTCAGGCGTTCCAGGGCTTCACGGTATTTGTCAGCCGTACGCTGGGCCACTTCAACAGGCAAGCGCGGTGCGGGCGGCGTCTTGTCCCAGACCTGGGTTTCCAGCCAATCGCGCACAAATTGCTTGTCGTAGGACGGTGGGCTGATACCTTCGGCATAGCTGTCGGCTGGCCAGAAACGCGAGGAATCCGGAGTCAACACTTCGTCCATCAAATGTAGTTGGCCTTGATCATCCAGGCCAAATTCAAATTTGGTATCGGCGATAAGAATGCCACGGCTGGCTGCATAGTCGGCAGCTTCGGTATACAAACGCAGGGTCACGTCACGGATTTGCTCGGCCAGTTCCTGACCGACTTCCTTGACCACGTGAGCAAAATCCACATTCTCGTCGTGCGAGCCCATTTCAGCCTTGGCCGCTGGTGTAAACAACACGTGGGGCAGCTTGGCAGCCTGCTTCAAACCTGCAGGCAAGGTGATGCCGCAAACCGCACCAGTCGCCTGGTAGTCTTTCCAACCCGAACCAATCAGGTAACCACGAGCCACCGCTTCCACCATGATGGGCTTCAAGCGCTTGACCACCATGGAGCGGCCTTCGACTTGAGCACGCTCCTCAGGCGCCACCACATCAACCGGGTTCACGCCCGTCGTGTGATTAGGGATGATGTGTGCCAGCTTGTTCAGCCAGAATTCGGTCATCTGCGTCAAGACAGCGCCCTTGCC
Protein-coding sequences here:
- a CDS encoding alpha/beta fold hydrolase — its product is MTTLASSLQFASLTQGTQAIELEYQRLFPERVAAPLLVFLHEGLGSIAMWKDWPAQLCEQTGCSGLMYSRYGYGRSTPRPDNSPKEPDYLHEQALDVLPQLLEQLGEDGQKRPIMLVGHSDGGSIALLAASGFGDKLQGIVVMAPHLFVEDISLRGILVAREAYEQGFLRERLARYHDDVESAFWGWNATWTEPQFRDWNIEEDVSRITCPILAIQGVDDEYGTLEQIRRIKKLVPHTELLELEQCGHLPYRDKEAQVNQAIADFLKRTAR
- a CDS encoding MaoC family dehydratase, coding for MKFAEFEVGMVIKHPLVPVTREEMLDFAQKYDPQSFHIDDKQAEEGHWGGLIASGWLTCGKAMRMAVDSALHDSESFGSPGLERLRWVLPVRAGDSIRLEATVISKRVSSSRSDLGIIRWNWDVFNQRDERVLELEATSMFELKVLQD
- a CDS encoding acyl-CoA dehydrogenase, coding for MSANPSFHWDDPLLLNQQLSDEERMVRDAAHAYAQEKLLPRVLQAFRHEQTDPAIFAEMGALGLLGATIPEAYGGAGLNYVSYGLIAREVERVDSGYRSMMSVQSSLVMVPIFEFGSEEQKQKYLPKLASGQWIGCFGLTEPNHGSDPGAMESRAVKVDGGYRLSGNKTWITNSPIADVLVVWAKVVGGEDDGKIRGFILEKGMKGLSTPAIHGKVGLRASLTGEIVMADVDIADSQMLPHVSGLRGPFTCLNSARFGIAWGALGAAESCWHTARQYTLDRKQFGRPLAANQLIQKKLADMQTEITLALQGCLRLGRMKDEGTAAVEITSIMKRNSCGKALDIARLARDMLGGNGISDEFGIARHLVNLEVVNTYEGTHDVHALILGRAQTGIQAFF
- the purE gene encoding 5-(carboxyamino)imidazole ribonucleotide mutase is translated as MSVQTPATPTVGIVMGSSSDWDVMSQAVAILDEFGVSYECRVVSAHRMPIDMVDYGAQAPARGLKAIIAGAGGAAHLPGMLAALTHLPVFGVPVPSRYLRGEDSLLSIVQMPKGVPVATFAIGEAGAANAALHVIANLAVNDTILTEKLIAYRARQTEAARAMRVPPATA
- the purU gene encoding formyltetrahydrofolate deformylase, whose product is MLMNDYILTLSCPDRTGIVHNVSGWLLEQNGNIVEAQQFGDAATNRFFLRIQFSLPEKQDVNALQTSFAPIAEKFSMDANIYDAQRKARLLILVSRQGHCLNDLLFRAHSGQLPVEIAAVASNHTDHAGLASSYGIPFHHLPVTPETRPQQEQQIIDLARDLKIDLVVLARYMQILSTNLCQSLSGRAINIHHSFLPSFKGARPYHQAHARGVKIIGATAHYVTADLDEGPIIEQDVEHVTHAVSPAELTQIGSDVESLVLARAVRAHVEHRILLNDQRTVVFR
- the ggt gene encoding gamma-glutamyltransferase encodes the protein MRLHWKPALLSAALTLALVLPAHAREAASQHLNPETASRAVQRDKLVTQKSMVVTANPLATQAGLRILDQGGSAVDAAIAAQLVLGLVEPQSSGIGGGGFLLMFQPKTGLMSYDGRETVPAASSLDRFELDGQTMSFKQAVNSGRSVGVPGLLRALELMHKDGGVLPWANLFDPAIELAEVGFEVSPRLNTLIADNPELADKAATRAYFLDEQGRPWPVGHRLQNKEYAQVLRLLARQGAQAFYQGELAQDMVAAVAADPIAGDLAESDLKQYRALRREPLCMDWQQLALCGMAPPSSGAISVMQMLGILQHTPIADAEPQSVEAIHYFSEAGRLAFADRDAWVADPAFVSVPQQALLAPAYLKSRAALIQPDRSMGHAQPGKPLADSQAASDNTPELPSTTHLSVADAQGQVVSMTTSIESAFGSKIMVRGFLLNNQLTDFALSPKDEMGRLSVNRVEPGKRPRSSMAPMMVLQQGRPVIALGSPGGSAIIPYVAQALTGMLMWDLDAQRAVSLPHYGSRNWATELEAGTAVTTQAQALRAMGHEVREQPFPSGTHVIRWTQKGLEAGVDPRREGLALGQ
- a CDS encoding L-threonylcarbamoyladenylate synthase yields the protein MTDTPSSPSEQQIEQAARVLAQGGLVAFPTETVYGLGADAENPAAVQLIYKAKGRPANHPLIVHVAPGADLRYWVTDIPPVAQQLMDAFWPGPLTLILPRNPAIPDTVSGGQSSIGIRCPSHPVAQALLKRMAELKPSGQAGVAAPSANKFGQVSPTAAKHVRDEFADMSAEELLIVEAGPSEVGIESTIVDVSRTHQGVGAVLLRPGHITAAMIAEVIGYEPASPDQQAPQVSGSLKAHYAPRTPLSLFDEGSAPTVQAALAEGGKQAIVAFASLPPFSADVHDWYVCSPDAQLYAQDLYAMLRRLDQGQYQHIWVQRCPDTPDWQAVNDRLGRAAAAFE
- a CDS encoding 5-(carboxyamino)imidazole ribonucleotide synthase, producing the protein MTPMTDAVLLVPGSWLGMIGGGQLGRMFCHSAQSLGYKVAVLDPDTHSPAGAVADLHICAAYDDAQALVQLGELCQAVSTEFENVPAQSLLTLAQHTRVTPSGDAVGIVQDRIREKAFISQAGVPVAPYAAIESLDDLQAADSALFPGILKTARFGYDGKGQARVADREQALAAFKEFGSQACVLEALQPLKSEISVVLARGLDDQVKTFPCARNEHRDGILAVSTISAQFQDDALSEQARQAAAAIARTLDYVGVLCVEFFILEDGRLLANEVAPRPHNSGHYTMNACVTSQFEQQARVMAALPLGDTRALCPSMMLNILGDIWFDEQGQMREPDWAALLAVPGVSLHLYGKAEARVGRKMGHVNIVGESDQQVRERTARAAAALHIAFDYD
- a CDS encoding LysR substrate-binding domain-containing protein — its product is MRQGVPSLGALQAFEATARLGTFSRAAEELSLTHSAVYRQVSGLEQRLGVTLLTRVRRRLVLTPAGRDYAARIRHHLEQIGKDTFSLIARAGVGRSIHLAVLPTLSTVWLMPRLARFSRQYPDITVSLSVRTTPFQFGDHPFDAAIYHGRQLWPQTEGIKLFDEGELVPVCSPTLAASGHWQKLIHLHMSTRPDSWSDWYRSAGLEPDLRLSSGPRYELFSLVMAALHADMGVALMPRFLVQQALEQGELIMPLDHAMPVSEAYFFSYPTANEPSEAVRLLEQWLLEHEKENT
- a CDS encoding phosphoribosylaminoimidazolesuccinocarboxamide synthase, translating into MYAVGEDKLLIVASDRISAFDVILDDPIPGKGAVLTQMTEFWLNKLAHIIPNHTTGVNPVDVVAPEERAQVEGRSMVVKRLKPIMVEAVARGYLIGSGWKDYQATGAVCGITLPAGLKQAAKLPHVLFTPAAKAEMGSHDENVDFAHVVKEVGQELAEQIRDVTLRLYTEAADYAASRGILIADTKFEFGLDDQGQLHLMDEVLTPDSSRFWPADSYAEGISPPSYDKQFVRDWLETQVWDKTPPAPRLPVEVAQRTADKYREALERLTA